One part of the Acetoanaerobium sticklandii genome encodes these proteins:
- a CDS encoding HNH endonuclease: protein MRKSIKKSDRIKVHEKYNGHCAYCGKLIEYKDMQVDHIRPHREWIDALVEGENIDSLSNLNPSCKRCNHYKRSLNLEKFRNYIKTLHERISKDYIVKVGLDYGIVNITPFDGKFYYEKIESEGE from the coding sequence ATGAGAAAAAGCATTAAAAAATCAGACAGGATAAAAGTACACGAAAAATATAATGGGCATTGCGCATATTGTGGCAAGCTTATTGAATATAAGGATATGCAAGTAGACCATATAAGACCTCATAGAGAGTGGATAGATGCACTTGTAGAAGGAGAGAATATAGATTCTTTATCTAATTTAAATCCAAGCTGTAAAAGGTGTAATCACTATAAGAGAAGTTTGAATTTAGAAAAGTTTAGAAATTATATAAAAACCCTGCATGAAAGAATATCTAAAGATTATATAGTCAAAGTCGGACTAGATTATGGAATTGTTAATATAACTCCTTTTGATGGCAAATTTTATTACGAGAAAATAGAAAGCGAGGGAGAGTAA
- a CDS encoding DNA adenine methylase, with product MRAILKYPGSKWSTADWIISNFPKHHTYIEPYFGSGAVLFNKKISAIETVNDLDDEVVNLFNCIKKDSDRLARLISLTPYSRKEYDNSFIAQENDEFEKALRFLVRCWQGHGFRTNGYKVGWKNDVQGRENMYAAYNWYRLPEWIAGIVDRLKQVQIDCQPAIKFIKRHKYQNVLIYADPPYLLSTRSGKQYKHEMNEQDHIELLELLIEHPGPVIISGYQSEIYDEMLTGWNKKTTKGMAEYFGEDRNEVIWMNYEPPNEQISFDTAI from the coding sequence GTGAGAGCAATTTTAAAGTATCCAGGAAGCAAATGGAGTACTGCAGACTGGATAATATCAAATTTTCCAAAGCACCACACATATATTGAACCTTATTTTGGAAGTGGAGCAGTACTTTTTAATAAAAAAATAAGTGCTATAGAGACAGTAAATGATTTGGATGATGAAGTAGTTAACCTTTTTAATTGCATAAAGAAAGATAGCGACAGGCTGGCCAGATTAATATCACTTACTCCATACAGTAGAAAAGAATATGATAATTCATTTATAGCACAGGAAAATGATGAGTTTGAAAAAGCATTAAGATTTTTGGTTAGATGTTGGCAAGGGCATGGATTTAGGACAAACGGATACAAAGTAGGATGGAAAAATGATGTCCAAGGTAGAGAAAATATGTATGCTGCCTATAACTGGTACAGACTACCTGAGTGGATTGCTGGAATTGTTGACAGGTTAAAACAGGTTCAAATCGATTGCCAACCTGCAATAAAATTTATAAAGCGTCATAAATACCAAAATGTTTTAATATATGCTGACCCCCCGTATTTATTAAGCACACGAAGTGGAAAACAATACAAACACGAAATGAATGAACAAGATCATATTGAATTACTTGAATTATTAATTGAACATCCAGGACCAGTTATAATTTCTGGATATCAATCTGAAATTTATGATGAAATGCTTACTGGCTGGAATAAGAAAACTACTAAGGGAATGGCAGAATACTTTGGTGAAGATAGAAACGAAGTGATTTGGATGAACTATGAACCACCAAATGAACAGATAAGCTTTGATACTGCCATATAG
- a CDS encoding DUF4373 domain-containing protein, whose translation MARPLKVGLDYFPLDVNIDDDVELLEAECGLDGFAILIKLWQKIYANGYFIEWNDDIELLFSRKINADKNRVNSVINACLRRNLFDNEIYERHGILTSRGIQKRYITACVSSKRKNIVMEKRYLLVNSQFTPLITELIPEETEFTQEESTQSKVKESKVKESKEDKANSNEFSISSEELNSIIVAWNSLNLQNLTQIRDKRLLLLKARLKEHSRNSIYICIDKIKASTFLNGQNPKSWIITFDWLIKPANYIKVLEGNYDNKKPKNTKNSLKLQGSYTDVTEESMEEMLLNKRDRSRSEDSI comes from the coding sequence ATGGCTAGACCGCTTAAAGTTGGCTTAGATTATTTTCCACTAGATGTAAATATAGATGATGATGTAGAACTTTTAGAAGCAGAATGTGGTTTAGATGGGTTTGCAATTCTAATAAAATTATGGCAGAAAATTTATGCTAATGGATATTTCATTGAATGGAATGATGATATAGAGCTTTTATTCAGTCGCAAAATTAACGCAGATAAAAACAGAGTTAACTCCGTAATTAATGCATGTTTAAGAAGGAATTTATTCGATAATGAGATTTATGAAAGACATGGAATATTAACTAGTAGAGGTATTCAAAAGAGATATATAACAGCATGTGTCAGTTCTAAGCGAAAAAATATAGTTATGGAAAAACGCTACTTATTAGTAAATTCACAGTTTACTCCGTTAATAACTGAATTAATTCCAGAGGAAACTGAGTTTACTCAGGAAGAAAGTACACAAAGTAAAGTAAAGGAAAGTAAAGTAAAGGAAAGTAAAGAAGATAAGGCAAACTCGAATGAGTTTTCCATCAGCTCAGAAGAGCTGAACAGCATAATAGTAGCATGGAATTCATTAAATTTACAAAATTTAACTCAAATAAGAGATAAAAGACTATTGCTTCTAAAGGCAAGACTCAAAGAACATAGCAGAAATAGTATTTATATATGCATCGACAAGATTAAAGCATCCACTTTCTTAAATGGCCAGAATCCTAAATCATGGATAATAACCTTTGATTGGCTAATTAAACCAGCTAATTATATTAAAGTACTTGAAGGCAACTATGATAATAAGAAACCTAAAAATACAAAGAACTCTTTAAAATTACAAGGTTCTTATACAGATGTTACTGAAGAATCAATGGAGGAAATGCTTTTAAATAAAAGAGATCGTTCAAGGAGTGAGGATTCTATATGA
- a CDS encoding MBL fold metallo-hydrolase — translation MEFQILASSSKGNSYLVKGSEGSLLLEAGIPFKKIKETLDFDLSDIKGCLITHEHQDHSKSIKDIAKAGIDVYASKGTFEGCKVSGHRYIKVMDKQQISIAGFNILAFKTEHDCNEPLGFLLYEKETKEKLLFATDTYYIRYKFAGLNHIAVECNYCEEVLTRNINSGYMLPELANRIRRSHFGLDNVIEFLKANGTESLKNLYLLHLSDGNSDVNIIESEIKKVYQGNFIIAQS, via the coding sequence ATGGAATTTCAAATATTAGCAAGTAGTAGTAAAGGTAATTCATATTTAGTAAAAGGAAGTGAAGGGAGCCTGCTTTTAGAAGCAGGTATCCCATTTAAAAAGATTAAAGAAACTCTAGATTTTGATTTATCAGATATAAAAGGATGTCTAATAACTCATGAGCATCAGGACCACTCTAAATCAATAAAGGATATAGCAAAAGCTGGTATTGATGTATATGCATCTAAAGGGACATTTGAAGGGTGTAAAGTTTCTGGCCATAGATATATAAAAGTTATGGATAAGCAGCAGATAAGCATAGCAGGATTCAATATATTAGCGTTTAAAACAGAGCATGACTGTAATGAGCCACTAGGGTTCCTCTTATATGAAAAAGAGACTAAAGAGAAACTCTTATTTGCTACAGACACATATTACATCAGATACAAGTTTGCTGGACTTAATCATATAGCAGTTGAATGCAATTACTGTGAAGAGGTTCTAACTAGAAATATTAATAGCGGATACATGTTACCTGAGCTTGCAAATAGAATTAGAAGGTCACATTTTGGCCTTGATAATGTAATTGAGTTTCTTAAAGCAAATGGTACCGAAAGTTTAAAGAATCTATATCTACTTCATCTAAGTGATGGAAATTCAGATGTAAATATTATTGAAAGCGAAATCAAGAAAGTTTACCAGGGAAATTTTATAATAGCTCAATCATAA
- a CDS encoding recombinase RecT translates to MAEVKKDLVEQKETVNEFIGKVQENLKVLNEESTINLPPNYSLGNAVRSAYLKLLETKDRNGKKALEVCSKTSITNAMLSMVIQGLSPAKNQCYFVVYGDQLTLMRSYMGTVAVTKRIKGVVDVKAYCIYEGDEIETEFDIATGTIRIKKFNPKFENIDNKKILGAFAMIMGDNGPIHTEIMTLAQIQAAWNQGATKGSSGAHKNFSEEMAKKSVINRACKMFVNTSDDADILLEEFNKTTDNEDIDPVKKEISSNANRELIDFEEDKPDKPEPIVDVEYTESNESAEQIQIEPEF, encoded by the coding sequence ATGGCAGAGGTAAAAAAAGATTTAGTGGAACAAAAAGAAACGGTAAATGAGTTTATTGGAAAGGTTCAAGAAAATTTAAAGGTTCTTAATGAGGAAAGTACTATTAATTTACCTCCTAATTACAGCCTAGGAAATGCAGTTAGAAGTGCTTATTTAAAACTTTTAGAAACAAAGGATAGAAATGGAAAGAAAGCTCTTGAAGTATGTTCTAAAACTTCAATAACTAATGCAATGCTAAGCATGGTTATTCAAGGATTATCTCCAGCAAAGAACCAGTGTTATTTCGTAGTGTACGGTGACCAGCTTACTCTTATGAGAAGTTACATGGGAACAGTAGCAGTTACTAAGAGAATCAAAGGTGTGGTTGATGTAAAAGCCTACTGCATATATGAAGGTGATGAAATAGAAACAGAATTTGATATAGCAACTGGTACTATTCGGATTAAAAAGTTTAACCCTAAGTTTGAGAATATTGATAATAAGAAGATTTTAGGTGCATTTGCAATGATTATGGGTGATAACGGTCCTATTCATACAGAAATAATGACACTAGCTCAAATACAAGCAGCATGGAATCAAGGAGCTACTAAAGGTTCAAGTGGAGCTCATAAAAACTTTAGTGAAGAAATGGCAAAGAAATCTGTAATTAATAGAGCTTGTAAGATGTTTGTTAATACCTCAGATGATGCTGATATCCTTCTAGAAGAGTTTAACAAGACCACTGATAACGAGGATATTGATCCAGTGAAAAAAGAGATATCAAGTAATGCAAATAGGGAACTTATAGATTTTGAAGAAGATAAACCTGATAAGCCTGAGCCTATTGTAGATGTTGAATATACAGAATCTAATGAATCAGCTGAGCAAATACAAATAGAACCTGAATTCTAA
- a CDS encoding AAA family ATPase, which yields MKLINLRLRNFKGIKDLSLEIDGKDLNVYGENGTGKTTIFDAFMWLLFDKDSQNSSQFNVKPLDILGEPNHMMEHEVIAVIELDGKHVELQKTYKEKWTKKRGQADSELTGHTTEYFINGVPKKLKEYKDFLAEIIDEDTFKIITNPLHFNTKVDWKKRRQIALEICGEVQLEEIFDKNSKLLELKDLLSDKSIEDIQAEMSARRRKLNEEIKSIPYRIDELSRIDEDVQDINTLLESKKALEGEIRALKDSSPEDYEFRIRNIKGSISLYKNQLVELEQNATKDLREKIDSAMEEGAAIKKAYLQNKDTLEDEARKVKTLTEDIKEFDKKLSDLRAEFEKVKNLKFDESSNICPTCHQVLPEEEIQKHIDEFNSNNQKKLISINQLGKDIKADKLKAEEALNAIDLKDKEEIVTALKNEMHAKADLVKSLEEQLKVIDISESKEYKDILLQIQIKEQEIKDILELQSANDNSEKVKELNDQLDKISKQIAKIDIAKDNEKRVTELKERERELSNMIAELEKKEFLCEQFIITKSDLLEEKLNNKFRLVKFKLFETQVNGGINETFIATVNGVPFEDLNNAMKINAGLDIINTLTDYYKFQAPIFIDNRESVNEIVDIKSQVINLVVTKDEKLKFELIENREVA from the coding sequence ATGAAACTTATTAACCTAAGACTTAGAAATTTCAAGGGCATTAAAGATTTGTCACTTGAGATAGATGGAAAAGACCTAAATGTATACGGAGAAAATGGTACAGGAAAAACAACTATCTTTGATGCTTTTATGTGGTTACTATTCGATAAAGATAGTCAAAACTCTAGTCAGTTTAATGTAAAGCCACTGGATATACTTGGAGAACCAAATCACATGATGGAGCACGAAGTAATAGCAGTTATTGAACTTGATGGTAAGCATGTTGAACTTCAAAAGACATATAAAGAAAAATGGACTAAAAAAAGAGGTCAAGCTGATTCTGAGCTTACTGGCCATACAACAGAGTACTTTATAAACGGAGTTCCTAAGAAGCTTAAAGAATATAAAGATTTCTTAGCTGAAATCATAGATGAGGATACTTTTAAAATCATAACTAACCCGCTGCACTTTAACACTAAAGTGGACTGGAAGAAAAGAAGACAGATAGCACTTGAAATATGTGGAGAAGTACAGCTTGAAGAAATATTTGATAAAAATTCTAAGCTTTTAGAGCTTAAGGATCTCTTATCAGATAAATCCATAGAGGATATACAGGCGGAGATGTCAGCTCGAAGAAGAAAACTCAATGAAGAGATTAAATCAATCCCTTATCGAATAGACGAACTCTCACGCATTGATGAAGATGTTCAAGATATAAATACATTACTTGAAAGTAAAAAGGCTTTAGAAGGAGAAATAAGAGCTTTAAAAGATTCAAGTCCTGAGGATTATGAATTTAGAATCAGAAACATTAAAGGTTCAATATCTCTATATAAAAATCAACTTGTAGAACTAGAGCAAAATGCCACAAAGGATTTAAGAGAAAAAATTGATTCAGCAATGGAAGAAGGAGCTGCTATTAAAAAAGCATACCTTCAAAATAAAGACACTTTAGAAGATGAAGCAAGAAAAGTAAAGACTCTAACTGAAGATATAAAAGAATTTGATAAAAAGCTGTCCGATTTAAGAGCTGAATTTGAGAAAGTTAAAAATCTAAAGTTTGATGAAAGCTCAAATATTTGCCCTACATGCCATCAAGTTCTTCCTGAAGAAGAGATTCAAAAGCATATAGATGAGTTTAATTCTAATAATCAGAAAAAGCTTATCTCTATAAATCAATTAGGCAAGGACATAAAGGCAGATAAGCTAAAAGCAGAAGAAGCATTAAATGCAATAGATTTAAAAGATAAAGAAGAAATTGTAACTGCTCTAAAAAATGAAATGCATGCCAAAGCTGACCTTGTAAAAAGCCTTGAAGAACAGCTTAAAGTAATTGATATTTCGGAGTCTAAAGAATACAAGGATATACTTCTTCAAATTCAAATTAAAGAGCAAGAAATTAAAGATATCCTTGAGCTTCAAAGTGCTAATGATAACTCAGAAAAAGTAAAAGAACTTAATGATCAGCTAGATAAAATATCAAAGCAGATTGCTAAAATTGACATTGCTAAAGACAACGAGAAAAGAGTAACTGAGCTTAAAGAAAGAGAAAGAGAACTATCAAATATGATTGCAGAGCTGGAAAAGAAAGAGTTCTTATGTGAGCAATTCATAATCACAAAGTCAGATTTACTGGAAGAAAAGCTAAATAACAAGTTCAGACTAGTAAAATTCAAGCTATTTGAAACTCAAGTAAATGGCGGAATAAATGAAACCTTCATAGCAACTGTAAACGGAGTACCTTTTGAGGATTTAAATAATGCTATGAAGATAAATGCAGGCCTAGATATCATAAATACTCTTACAGATTACTACAAGTTCCAGGCACCAATTTTTATTGATAATAGAGAGTCAGTAAATGAAATTGTAGATATTAAAAGCCAAGTAATTAATTTAGTTGTAACCAAGGATGAAAAATTAAAATTTGAACTAATTGAAAATAGGGAGGTAGCTTAA
- a CDS encoding helix-turn-helix domain-containing protein, whose amino-acid sequence MRRDFLNFYQVARNNAGLTQEHASELLHISIRTLSDYENNKYKVPDEIVVAMTEKYNASWLPLMHLKNISPGINLEELCLKELSGSTISFQSSLGHIQDVLRHLIDVVSDEVIDDKEVATVKVIQEKLFDLLISTLNLIVSLQEKSPSRAATHKRA is encoded by the coding sequence ATGCGAAGAGATTTCTTAAATTTCTATCAGGTAGCCAGGAATAATGCTGGTTTGACACAAGAACATGCAAGTGAGCTGCTACACATAAGTATTAGGACATTATCTGATTACGAGAATAACAAATATAAGGTTCCGGATGAAATAGTAGTGGCTATGACTGAAAAATACAATGCATCATGGTTGCCTCTAATGCATCTTAAAAATATTTCTCCTGGTATAAACCTTGAGGAATTATGCCTTAAAGAGCTATCTGGAAGTACAATTTCATTTCAAAGTTCACTAGGTCATATCCAAGACGTGCTAAGGCATTTGATAGATGTAGTTTCAGATGAAGTAATAGATGATAAAGAAGTTGCTACTGTAAAAGTTATACAAGAAAAATTATTTGATTTATTAATATCAACACTAAATCTAATCGTTTCATTGCAAGAAAAAAGCCCATCGCGAGCGGCAACTCACAAAAGGGCATAA